The Salvelinus alpinus chromosome 30, SLU_Salpinus.1, whole genome shotgun sequence genomic interval ACGTCAAAAAGAAGAGGTGGGTTTGTCTCCGTTGCTGGATTTCCGCTTGGGAACACTTTGAAATTGTTCTTTGGAGTAGTGCTTCTTTATGATGATACGAAGTACGCTGAGCAAAATGTAGTTGGTCCTTCATTTGCAACGGCTGATGTCCATTGTCCTTTCAAGACGGGGCTGAGAGAAGCAACTTGTATACCCACTTGTAGTATTAAAAACATTGAGCGGTCTGCCATTTAATGTTGTTTAATGTGCTGAATGTTAATGGGGGCATTGTTTTCTGTCGCAGGTGGAACCGCGCCAAACTTTCGCTGGCACAGAGAAAGGACCGCGTCGCCCAGAAAAAGGCCAGCTTTCTACGAGCACAGGAAGCCGAGGCAGCGGACGGTTAGAGGGACGGGGATCACTGCCCGTTCCAAAGACACCACTGCACATTGCCTCAATAAATTTATTGCAAATGACTTCATCACTTTGCTCTCTATGGAAATTCTGCCAGTGTGGCGTGTTAGACATTTTGGGGAAATTCTGGTGTGATTGAATGATAGACCTGATGGAAAACATTTAACATACTAGgaactctttaaaaaaaatgttttattacatTTCCTTCGACTGTCACTGCATACTACAGTCAGGACAATCCACAACTCAGCTGACAAAGAAATTAAGATGAGACCACAGTGAGTGGTATGTGGATTTATTGTGCAAAATCATGCTGTTTCAAACTTCAAGGAAAACATACATTGATCCCTCAAAATCAGCTGTGTGCTTCAGCTCCTTCAGAAACCAGACCGGGTTTCCTGTTTAAAAGTTGCGCTTGAAAGAATGTAGAAACAGGAAGCTGAATAAAGCGAGCAGTTCATGTACAGTACCTCCTTCACAAGTGGTTGACTAATTCCAAGTTTTATAGTTTTCAGCATGATCTCATGATACGCTACACGGTTAGTGGTAAACTACAAGTGAAAATGTAGATGGTGTGGTCTAgggcagtgctagctgcgccaccagagtctctgggttcgcgcccaggctctgtcgcagccggccgcgaccgggaggcccatggggcgacgcacaattgatctagcgtcgtccgggttagggagggtttggccggtagggatatccttgtctcatcgctctccagcgactcctgtggcggaccgggcgcagtgcgcgctaaccaagggggccaggttcacggtgtttcctcccacacattggtgcggcttggttgggttgtgcttcggaggacgcgtggctttcgaccttcgtctctcccgagcccgtacgggagttgtagcgatgagacaaaatagtaattactagcgattggataccacgaaaaattggggataaaataaaaaaaaaataaaaaatgtacatggTACACAAACCAAGAATAATGGCTCGTCATAGGCCGATTCGGGAATTCAGGACGACAGCTGGGTACATTCCAATGTCTCCTGAAGTGTACACTATCCACTATTTGCCATaaatctaaaagcattggattggttgAGGTATGGACTACAGGAAGTTTCCACAATATTGGTTATACCAGTAATTTCCTTTCAAATCAGAAGGGAACAAGTGCACACTGGAAAGGAGAGAATTGGAACAATACCGTAGACCTCTATAATACTGTTTCTTCGGATAGATTCCTTGGTCACATTGAAGAAAACGAAATGTGCAAGTGTACTTCCAACGTGTAGTGCATAACTTACCAAATGTTCCATCTGTTTTTTTCTGAGGGGAAAACAAGACTCCCTGAGCCCTGTCATAAACAGCAGATCTACAGTTATTTTCCAGCATCCTGAACAGGAATTATAATTATCATTCTTCCAATGAGTCAGCAAAACATAAATAAAACAATGTAGTACGTCTTGAATGAATGATCCACCCAAAGTGGTTGTTTTTGTGATTCActcattttgaatgttatattgtatttctgcctgcttgaacagCAATAGctcagacacatgaaatgacccctggaatcgatagaacatcactcagatGCACAAAAAcgataacattcaaaatgggtgaatctttccTTTTAAGTATTTGAGGACTCGGTTGTGTTGTCCCCTCATCACGAGTCTTTAGTATGGGATATCTGTCTCCACAGCAGGGCCTTGAGGTTGTTCAGAATCAGGGAGTGCTCCATGTCCATCTGTCCCGCCGAGCCTCTGAGGGCCATGCAGGCGTACAGCTGCATCTCTAACCCCTCCCTCAGCTCTGACGGCGCCCCTCTCAGAAGGTAGTCCCTCAGCACCCTGCATGCCTTGGCCAGGTTGGGCTGGGTTACCTCCTCCCTGCATCGTCTCTGAGCCATGTCGCACGATGTCCGGCAGTCCGGCCCCAGCACACAGTCGTCGTCCTTCTCGCAGTGCAGCGCACGCATGGTGCGCCGGAACGTGTCCTCAGAGACGATGGCCCTGGGGTCGGTGAGGCGGAGGTCGTGACGGTCCGTGTAGCCGAAATGGTCGGCGCTCAGGTCGCACATGAGGAAGCTCCCGTAGTTGCCGTGGAAGATGTCCTCCACCAGCTCCAGGAGACCCATGGAGATCTTGGCTTTGCGGGGCCAAGAGGGCGTGAACCACTGGTCCATGCTGCGTCGGGCCTCACTGGGTACCCAGGCCTCAAGGGACCAGGGGAGGCTGAGACCGTACAGGGGGCCGTAGGGGACCCTCTCGGTCATGTACAGGTCCCCACAGAAGCCCAGCAGCCGAGGGGTGTGGCCCCGGTCCTGGAGGAGCAGGCCCAGCAGTACCTCATCCAACTGGAGAAGAGCCCAGGCTGAACGGGCCTCAGGGAGGGAGACGTGCCCGTCCTTGTTGCCGTCGGCGACGGTGAGGATCTTGGTCACCAGGCTGGCCAGGTTGGCCTGCTCGCCCAGCTTTGACTGGAGACGGAAGGAGTTAGGGGAGGTAAGAAGAAAAGAGAAAGAAGTTAAGGTGATGTTCTCATGCTCAATCTGGAGATTTTGGTAAAACTGATGGTGAAATAACAAAATCACTTTAAACAAAAGACAAATGATAGTTGTAATGCTATGCTGATGTTGCCATTGTGACACAGCATATGCTAAAGTCAAAGCAGCAGGAGTTCCAGAACCTTGAAGTGATTGAAGACCATCTCTCTGAACTTCTTCACAGACGTGCCACGGGTGGGTTTGTCGAAGACTGCAGCCTCCCTCCGGGGCTCCGGCTCTTCTCCCAGCTCATAGTGCAGCACCTTCCCCACCCGGCAGCGGATCACCCCGTCCACATCACCCCAACCACCTGTGTAAACCTGAGGGCCCAGGCAAGGGGAACGAGAAGGACAACCAGACCCAAGTTAGTGGAATTACATTATTATACACCTACAGTCGATAAGAAGGACCAATGGTTCTGACTTATTCTTCTGGACTGACTGCGTGGGAAATACTATAGTGAACTTCTACTGAAGACACCACACCCTTCAATAAAACTATTGGCTACATACTGGAACTTGCCGAAGTGCCTTCTTGAGTCGACATTAGGGCTGTAGGTCCCGGTTGTAGTAGGTTGTCCCAAGATGCACTGATCTAAAGTTGGTTTTACAAAACCTGGATCTGTACTTAAAACAAACCAAGACTACTTGAACAGTACAGGGCTCTACAGTGCTACCAACAGCTTGTACAGGGCtcaattttttaaaaacttttatttaatttggcaagtcagttaagaacaaattcttatttataatgacggcctaccggggaacagtgggttaattgccttgttcaggggcagaatgactgaTTTTTATGACTGATTCGATccaactggcccaatgctctaaccactagactacctgccgcctatAAAGTGCATATCCACCTAAATATTTTGCTTTGTGACCTGGAATTTTaatttaggagcaccagtgcGCCTAGAAGAATGAAGGATTCTAGTTTTAATATCTCAGATATGTTTCATTGTGCTCACACATTTCTTTGTGTGCGCCTACATTTTTCAACAACCTGGTCAGCGTAGAGCCCTGCagtacagatgacgcaatctcaatccacaccgccctttctcacctggacaaaaggaacacctacagtggggagaacaagtatttgatacactgccgattttgcaagttttcctacttacaaagcatgtagaggtctgtaatttttatcataggtacacttcaactgtgggagacggaatctaaaacaaaaatccagaaaatcacattgtatgatttttaagtaattaatttgcattttattgcatgacataagtatttgatacatcagaaaagcagaacttaatatttggtacagaaacctttgtttgcaattacagagatcatacgtttcctgtagttcttgaccaggtttgcacacactgcagcagggattttggcccactcctccatacagaccttctccagatccttcaggtttcggggctgtcgctgggcaatacggactttcagctccctccaaagattttctattgggttcaggtctggagactggctaggccactccaggaccttgagatgcttcttacggagccactccttagttgccctggctgtgtgtttcgggtcgttgtcatgctggaagacccagccacgacccatcttcaatgctcttactgagggaaggaggttgttggccaagatctcgcgatacatggccccatacatcctcccctcaatacggtgcagtcgtcctgtcccctttgcagaaaagcatccccaaagaatgatgtttccacctccatgcttcacggttgggatggtgttcttggggttgtactcatccttcttcttcctccaaacacggcgagtggagtttagaccaaaaagctcaatttttgtctcatcagaccacatgaccttctcccactcctcctctggatcatccagagggtcattggcaaacttcagacgggcctggacatgcgctggcttgagcaaggggaccttgcgtgcactgcaggattttaatccatgacgtcgtagtgtgttactaatggttttctttgagactgtgatcccagctctcttcaggtcattgaccaggttctgccgtgtagttctgggctgatccctcaccttcctcatgatcattgatgccccacgaggtgagatcttgcatggagccccagaccgagggtgattgaccgtcatcttgaacttcttccattttcgaataattgcgccaacagttgttgccctctcaccaagctgcttgcctattgtcctgtagcccatcccagccttgtgcaggtctacaatttacccctgatgtccttatacatctctctggtcttggctattgtggagaggttggagtctgtttgattgagtgtgtggacaggtgtcttttatacaggtaacgagctcaaacaggtgcagttaatacaggtaatgagtggagaacaggtgggcttcttaaagaaaaactaacaggtctgtgagagccggaattcttactggtcggtaggtgatcaaatacttatgtcatgcaataaaatgcaaattaattacttaaaaatcctacaatgtgattttctggatttttgttttagattccgtctctcacagttgaagtgtacctatgataaaaattacagacctctacatgctttgtaagtaggaaaacctgcaaaatcggcagtgtatcaaatacttgttctccccactgtatgtgagaatgctgttcatcgactacagctcagcgttcaacaccatagtgcccacgaagctgaTCACttagctaaggactctgggactaaacacctccctctgcaactggatcctggacttcctgacgggcccccaggtggtaagggtaggcagacgtgttgttgccacgctgatccttaacactggggcccctcaggggtgtgtacttagtcctaacctgtattccctgttcaccgacgactgcatggccaaaaacgactccaacaccatcattacgtttgctgacaacacaacagacggcctatagggaggaggtcagagaactggcagtgtggtgccaggatgaCAACTTCTCCCTTTatgtgagcaagactaaggagctgatcatggactacaggaaaaggcgggccgaacaggcccccgttAACATCAACGAGGCTGTAGTGTAGTGGGtcgagagttaagttccttggtgcccacatcactaacgaactatcatggtccaaacataccaagacaggtgtgaagagggcacgacaaagcctttttcccctcaggagactgaaaagatttggcatgggacctcagatcctcaaaaggttatacagctgcaccatcgagagcatcctgaccggttgcatcaccgcctggtatggcaactgctcagcatctgaccgtaaggcactacagagggtagtgcgaacggcccagtacatcactggggccaagcttcctgccatctaggacctatataataggcggtgtcggAGAAAAGCCCATAACAttttcagagactccagtcacccaagttatagactgttttctctgctaccgcacggcaagcggtaccggagggccaagtctaggaccaaaaggctcctcaacagcttctatccccaagccattagactgctgaacaattcataaaaattgcCACCGggcaatttacattgaccccccccctcttgtacactgctgctactcgctgtttgtttgttacctatgcatattcacttcgcccccacctacatgtacagattactagcctgtacccctgcacaccgactcgtaccggtgccccctgtatatagcctcgttattcttattgtgttactttttattattactttttattttagtctacttggtaaatattttcttcttcttgaactgtactgttggttaagggattgtaagtaaccatttcatggtaaagtctacagtttttgtattcggcgcatgtggcaaatacagtttgatttgatttacagtaACCCCTGCAGCTCAAAGGTAGGGGCATGGTCTGTTACCTCACCTGGTGGTTGGGGCTGGTAGAGAGACATCTTCCCAGGTAGAGGGTGTCTTTGTCACACAGACTGCTGCAGGCCGAGCCGTCAATGATACCCCTCCTGTATTTATCACACTGACAAGTGGAGGGTTGGTGTTAGTCTATTCCTCTCCATTAATTTATTCAATATAACAATATGCTAGGTATTACAAAGTCAGAACCATAGCGCTTAAACCACTTGTGACAGATTTTAATCTTAGTGACCTCGctattgttttatttctatggTCAGAACCAACAACACTTCACTCAAGATGAAAGTTAACTGCCACAGACTACCCAAAGACCTGTCACTAACTTCTTTCTCTGTTTGACGCTCGCATGTTACGAATTAAATCAGTCTCGTGGTAGCAGATCTGGTAACAGCAAGGGTCCGAATGCCAAATAGCTTGTCCTTGAGCCTTTGTGTCTAAGCTTCATAAGCCTCAGTGCTCTAACCCTCAACGGTTGAATGAGATGGATGATGTCAAAATGGTGGAGGATAAAAATGGGTGATATTGTATGGGTGATGCTCTTTAca includes:
- the LOC139560390 gene encoding divergent protein kinase domain 1A-like, yielding MARRLFPRAWINKSLYFQARISFVRVKYLFLTWLTVFVGGWVIYVQYSNYTELCRGHECKNAICDKYRRGIIDGSACSSLCDKDTLYLGRCLSTSPNHQVYTGGWGDVDGVIRCRVGKVLHYELGEEPEPRREAAVFDKPTRGTSVKKFREMVFNHFKSKLGEQANLASLVTKILTVADGNKDGHVSLPEARSAWALLQLDEVLLGLLLQDRGHTPRLLGFCGDLYMTERVPYGPLYGLSLPWSLEAWVPSEARRSMDQWFTPSWPRKAKISMGLLELVEDIFHGNYGSFLMCDLSADHFGYTDRHDLRLTDPRAIVSEDTFRRTMRALHCEKDDDCVLGPDCRTSCDMAQRRCREEVTQPNLAKACRVLRDYLLRGAPSELREGLEMQLYACMALRGSAGQMDMEHSLILNNLKALLWRQISHTKDS